In Piliocolobus tephrosceles isolate RC106 chromosome 4, ASM277652v3, whole genome shotgun sequence, the following are encoded in one genomic region:
- the LOC111547099 gene encoding uncharacterized protein LOC111547099 — MWLGHRQIQGPRAWIICETPGSYLVRLTCSSCIVDWAHTFPEVTNVSNCWICTTLPGAVADGLPWHKHSASAEKWTWLETLIPMADTWNAPWQAADKGCCKNHGMPAP; from the exons ATGTGGTTGGGCCATCGGCAAATCCAAGGTCCAAGAGCCTGGATTATCTGCGAGACTCCTGGGAGTTATCTGGTCAG GTTAACATGCTCCAGCTGCATTGTGGACTGGGCCCACACCTTTCCTGAGGTGACCAATGTTTCCAACTGTTGGATCTGCACCACCCTTCCAGGAGCAGTTGCAGATGGCTTGCCTTGGCACAAACATTCAGCATCTGCAGAGAAATGGACATGGCTGGAGACTTTGATTCCCATGGCCGACACCTGGAATGCACCATGGCAAGCTGCAGACAAAGGATGCTGCAAGAACCACGGCATGCCCGCCCCCTGA